In Athalia rosae chromosome 6, iyAthRosa1.1, whole genome shotgun sequence, one DNA window encodes the following:
- the LOC105690486 gene encoding thioredoxin domain-containing protein 5 homolog, translated as MFAKYLIFVLFVTFQTVIAHEDDVHTIQYTADTFPIEVAKKDHFVMFYAPWCGHCQRLAPTWEQLAEILNGVEDGQVKIAKVDCTTDSTMCSENDITGYPTLKFFKAGESKGVKFRGTRDLPSLTAFINEQVGSTPDEKDSETTVPQAINGLLELTEDTFDKHVSAGRHFIKFYAPWCGHCQKLAPTWDELANSLRNDNLVSISKVDCTQHRAVCGQFDIKGYPTLLWIEDGKRVDKYTGQRSHEELKAYVSMMLGKSVEGNADEKADADSGIHPVLTLTDENFKHGVEKGVTFIKFFAPWCGHCKRLAPTWEELGKKFLANENVHIVKVDCTLNSSKQLCNDQEVDGFPTLFLYKDGRKLSEYNGSRTLDDLYEFVMNHLQSHDEL; from the exons ATGTTTGCCAAATACTTAATATTCGTTCTGTTCGTGACATTTCAAACGGTAATCGCACACGAAGACGATGTGCACACGATTCAGTACACGGCCGATACATTCCCCATTGAAGTAGCGAAGAAAGACCATTTCGTCATGTTTTATGCACCATG GTGTGGACATTGCCAACGATTGGCACCTACTTGGGAACAATTGGCTGAAATACTGAATGGAGTTGAAGATGGTCAagtgaaaattgcaaaagtcGATTGTACCACAGATAGTACCATGTGCTCTGAAAATGACATCACTGGATACCCAAC TCTTAAGTTCTTCAAGGCTGGAGAAAGCAAAGGTGTTAAGTTCAGAGGAACACGGGACTTACCATCTTTGACAGCTTTCATTAATGAGCAAGTAGGAAGTACTCCTGAC GAAAAGGATAGCGAAACAACAGTACCACAGGCAATCAATGGGTTGTTGGAATTGACCGAAGACACTTTTGATAAACACGTTTCAGCAGGCAggcatttcatcaaattttatgCTCCGTGGTGTGGACACTGTCAAAAGTTGGCACCAACTTGGGATGAGCTTGCAAATAGTCTTCGAAACGATAACTTGGTTAGCATTTCCAAAGTCGATTGTACTCAACATCGTGCAGTATGTGGGCAATTTGATATCAAAGGATATCCAACGTTATTATGGATTGAGGACGGAAAGAGG GTCGACAAATATACTGGGCAGAGATCGCACGAAGAATTGAAAGCCTACGTATCGATGATGCTCGGTAAAAGTGTAGAGGGTAATGCTGATGAAAAAGCGGATGCTGACAGTGGTATACATCCGGTGCTAACTCTAACTGACGAGAATTTCAAGCATGGCGTTGAGAAGGGAGTTACTTTCATAAAGTTCTTTGCTCCTTGGTGTGGTCATTGTAAGAGATTAGCACCGACATGGGAAGAACTTGGCAAGAAATTTTTAGCCAATGAAAACGTCCATATAGTCAAAGTAGACTGTACTCTGAATAGCAGCAAACAGCTGTGCAACGATCAAGAAGTCGATGGGTTCCCTACTCTGTTCCTTTATAAAGATGGGCGAAAACTTTCCGAATACAATGGCTCCCGTACCTTGGATGACCTCTACGAGTTTGTTATGAATCATCTTCAGTCTCACGACGAACTGTGA
- the LOC125501289 gene encoding uncharacterized protein LOC125501289 isoform X2, translating to MMEPSENTESVAQFVDPHFIKRYEVQLDAKIAALESSIEEAEANNATFKENIRTKHAIVKEMKNKIVEREKSLVERKKNLDSMQCINNELAEHTAMLKADADKYEQETAVIAAGHTEVLNNAHIKWETYKKNYERLPHVMARIKEDIKLKQSKIHLGMKRYKLEELKKQIAQRIAIDEMRRNRSIIECAVLRDAGKIGDAKLRGILDTQNELKKALALQEITIETLKKQKKDQSAQKCTTVTSATKIKVDRVLDFGMLNIPRLEIPRGITPGADLSSIPILDTCLDNADNVSMSSTLFAELLEPINVRDAKTNAERLAAVPPGLSSDKIENFRSPSTVLPPQNYRIGEKSSVAAEIATGDQKTTYGNKIGKPEKSTAGQHVISEEKEVDEEAFDYPLSGKLAQEPPAPFEKDLARRVNEGEATPVSRNLPQITDIENVKIILPPRTPVMQYMAPSSIDNSAYSVEFNPNSSQPPSNFTEGPSSPTGLGDADYGSMFLESETSQQSEDMIKKLRIMFSPRSRNYNNLERQASPTEKEPPRDGISHTNIAKPQTAGNPGIFGDMTKFGTSAVNPDKKKEPLFLNMFR from the exons ATGATGGAGCCGAGCGAAAACACGGAGAGTGTGGCTCAATTCGTCGATCCACATTTCATAAAACGCTATGAAGTCCAATTAGATGCTAAGATAGCTGCTCTAGAATCATCGATAGAAG AGGCTGAAGCGAACAATGCTACGTTCAAAGAGAACATTCGGACCAAACATGCAATAGTTAAGGAGATGAAGAATAAGATAGTCGAACGCGAAAAGAGTCTtgtggaaaggaaaaaaaatctagataG CATGCAGTGCATTAACAACGAGCTCGCAGAACATACGGCGATGCTGAAAGCGGACGCTGATAAATACGAACAAGAAACCGCGGTCATCGCTGCAGGGCACACAGAAGTTCTGAACAATGCTCACATTAAGTGGGAAACCTATAAG aaaaattacgagcgaCTACCGCATGTGATGGCCAGAATAAAGGAAGACATCAAGTTGAAGCAAAGTAAAATACATCTAGGGATGAAACGGTATAAACTTGAAGAGCTCAAAAAGCAGATCGCGCAGCGCATTGCGATAGACGAAATGCGAAGGAATCGTTCTATTATCGAATGTGCTGTGCTCAGGGATGCCGGAAAAATCGGTGATGCAAAGTTACGCGGGATTCTGGACACtcagaatgaattgaaaaaagcatTAGCTCTGCAAGAAATCACG ATTGAGACACtgaaaaagcagaagaagGACCAATCTGCTCAAAAGTGTACGACGGTAACTTCAGCCACAAAAATCAAAGTTGATAGAGTTTTGGACTTCGGAATGTTAAATATACCGCGCCTTGAAATCCCACGTGGAATCACCCCAGGAGCCGATTTATCGTCGATACCAATATTGGATACCTGCCTCGACAATGCAG aTAACGTCTCCATGTCTAGCACTTTATTCGCGGAACTTTTAGAACCGATAAATGTTCGAGATGCTAAGACCAACGCTGAGCGGCTCGCTGCAGTCCCACCAGGTCTTTCATCCGACAAGATCGAAAACTTTCGAAGCCCATCCACGGTTCTACCCCCCCAGAATTACCGtatcggtgaaaaatcaagcGTAGCTGCAGAAATTGCAACTGGAGATCAGAAAACGACCTACGGTAATAAAATAGGAAAGCCCGAGAAATCAACTGCTGGACAACACGTAATTTCTGAGGAGAAAGAAGTGGATGAAGAGGCGTTCGATTATCCCTTGAGCGGCAAACTCGCTCAGGAACCACCAGCACCGTTCGAAAAAGATCTAGCGAGACGAGTAAACGAAGGCGAGGCAACTCCGGTTAGTCGAAATCTTCCACAAATAACGGACATCGAGAACGTCAAGATAATACTGCCGCCGCGAACTCCGGTCATGCAATACATGGCCCCCAGTTCAATTGATAATTCAGCATATAGCGTGGAATTTAATCCAAACTCCAGCCAGCCTCCCAGTAATTTTACCGAAGGGCCTTCCTCGCCGACAG GTTTGGGAGATGCGGATTACGGCTCGATGTTTCTCGAATCCGAGACTTCGCAGCAGTCAGAGGACATGATAAAAAAGCTTCGCATCATGTTCTCTCCCCGGTCAAGAAACTATAACAATTTGGAGCGACAAGCGAGTCCTACGGAGAAGGAACCACCGCGAGACGGAATCTCCCACACCAATATTGCAAAGCCCCAAACTGCAG GAAATCCAGGCATATTTGGAGACATGACTAAATTTGGGACGTCAGCTGTCAACccggataaaaagaaagaaccacTTTTTTTGAATATGTTTCGCTAA
- the LOC125501289 gene encoding uncharacterized protein LOC125501289 isoform X1, producing MMEPSENTESVAQFVDPHFIKRYEVQLDAKIAALESSIEEAEANNATFKENIRTKHAIVKEMKNKIVEREKSLVERKKNLDSMQCINNELAEHTAMLKADADKYEQETAVIAAGHTEVLNNAHIKWETYKKNYERLPHVMARIKEDIKLKQSKIHLGMKRYKLEELKKQIAQRIAIDEMRRNRSIIECAVLRDAGKIGDAKLRGILDTQNELKKALALQEITVTLIFIIDPSIKRFSMRFASKYCLFTVKIETLKKQKKDQSAQKCTTVTSATKIKVDRVLDFGMLNIPRLEIPRGITPGADLSSIPILDTCLDNADNVSMSSTLFAELLEPINVRDAKTNAERLAAVPPGLSSDKIENFRSPSTVLPPQNYRIGEKSSVAAEIATGDQKTTYGNKIGKPEKSTAGQHVISEEKEVDEEAFDYPLSGKLAQEPPAPFEKDLARRVNEGEATPVSRNLPQITDIENVKIILPPRTPVMQYMAPSSIDNSAYSVEFNPNSSQPPSNFTEGPSSPTGLGDADYGSMFLESETSQQSEDMIKKLRIMFSPRSRNYNNLERQASPTEKEPPRDGISHTNIAKPQTAGNPGIFGDMTKFGTSAVNPDKKKEPLFLNMFR from the exons ATGATGGAGCCGAGCGAAAACACGGAGAGTGTGGCTCAATTCGTCGATCCACATTTCATAAAACGCTATGAAGTCCAATTAGATGCTAAGATAGCTGCTCTAGAATCATCGATAGAAG AGGCTGAAGCGAACAATGCTACGTTCAAAGAGAACATTCGGACCAAACATGCAATAGTTAAGGAGATGAAGAATAAGATAGTCGAACGCGAAAAGAGTCTtgtggaaaggaaaaaaaatctagataG CATGCAGTGCATTAACAACGAGCTCGCAGAACATACGGCGATGCTGAAAGCGGACGCTGATAAATACGAACAAGAAACCGCGGTCATCGCTGCAGGGCACACAGAAGTTCTGAACAATGCTCACATTAAGTGGGAAACCTATAAG aaaaattacgagcgaCTACCGCATGTGATGGCCAGAATAAAGGAAGACATCAAGTTGAAGCAAAGTAAAATACATCTAGGGATGAAACGGTATAAACTTGAAGAGCTCAAAAAGCAGATCGCGCAGCGCATTGCGATAGACGAAATGCGAAGGAATCGTTCTATTATCGAATGTGCTGTGCTCAGGGATGCCGGAAAAATCGGTGATGCAAAGTTACGCGGGATTCTGGACACtcagaatgaattgaaaaaagcatTAGCTCTGCAAGAAATCACGGTAACTCTGATTTTCATCATTGATCCTTCCATAAAAAGATTTTCCATGCGGTTTGCATCCAAATATTGTCTTTTTACTGTGAAGATTGAGACACtgaaaaagcagaagaagGACCAATCTGCTCAAAAGTGTACGACGGTAACTTCAGCCACAAAAATCAAAGTTGATAGAGTTTTGGACTTCGGAATGTTAAATATACCGCGCCTTGAAATCCCACGTGGAATCACCCCAGGAGCCGATTTATCGTCGATACCAATATTGGATACCTGCCTCGACAATGCAG aTAACGTCTCCATGTCTAGCACTTTATTCGCGGAACTTTTAGAACCGATAAATGTTCGAGATGCTAAGACCAACGCTGAGCGGCTCGCTGCAGTCCCACCAGGTCTTTCATCCGACAAGATCGAAAACTTTCGAAGCCCATCCACGGTTCTACCCCCCCAGAATTACCGtatcggtgaaaaatcaagcGTAGCTGCAGAAATTGCAACTGGAGATCAGAAAACGACCTACGGTAATAAAATAGGAAAGCCCGAGAAATCAACTGCTGGACAACACGTAATTTCTGAGGAGAAAGAAGTGGATGAAGAGGCGTTCGATTATCCCTTGAGCGGCAAACTCGCTCAGGAACCACCAGCACCGTTCGAAAAAGATCTAGCGAGACGAGTAAACGAAGGCGAGGCAACTCCGGTTAGTCGAAATCTTCCACAAATAACGGACATCGAGAACGTCAAGATAATACTGCCGCCGCGAACTCCGGTCATGCAATACATGGCCCCCAGTTCAATTGATAATTCAGCATATAGCGTGGAATTTAATCCAAACTCCAGCCAGCCTCCCAGTAATTTTACCGAAGGGCCTTCCTCGCCGACAG GTTTGGGAGATGCGGATTACGGCTCGATGTTTCTCGAATCCGAGACTTCGCAGCAGTCAGAGGACATGATAAAAAAGCTTCGCATCATGTTCTCTCCCCGGTCAAGAAACTATAACAATTTGGAGCGACAAGCGAGTCCTACGGAGAAGGAACCACCGCGAGACGGAATCTCCCACACCAATATTGCAAAGCCCCAAACTGCAG GAAATCCAGGCATATTTGGAGACATGACTAAATTTGGGACGTCAGCTGTCAACccggataaaaagaaagaaccacTTTTTTTGAATATGTTTCGCTAA
- the LOC105690521 gene encoding organic cation transporter protein-like: protein MTYDEVLSKIGEFGRYHRIKFLLFCLTATVTGFNFMSGVFLGAVPDSRCLLPGENIENVTYELPSNISSQFYPWDDKIGSWSQCEMYDIDGNSSLNTSTVKCDLYVYDTSTYELTTTTDFHLVCDKAWVKTTTDALFMVGVMLGAIIFGASSDKWGRKLTYYLAIVGYLIGAILVFISPEFISFTVDRMISGATCSGIFLIGYVNALEMVGRTHRKTIVVGIHLSYTFGYILLIICAFFLRTWRYLQIAAIVPGVLFLFYWPFIPESARWLLTKNRREQAIDILHEASKVNGKETSRGTLDRWLGETASGESKKLSTSDFLNYPNMRNKSLVLFFSWFINSGTYYGLSWNTSDLAGDDFANALISAVVEIPAHVLVYFTLNRWGRKTILIGCMFVAGISLLVTIFIPSDMQWLVVVFAMMGKLAITASYESIYVFTSEQYPTVIRNAGIGACSMCARMGGIVAPYINYSSTLWVHSPRLIFGCSALLAGLLTMILPETLNANLPDTMEDGEQFGRKPKKAETSFNRDDSLTTKSTKY from the exons ATGACGTACGATGAGGTGTTGTCGAAGATTGGAGAGTTCGGACGATACCATCGTATCAAATTTTTGCTGTTTTGCCTAACAGCCACTGTGACGGGATTTAATTTTATGTCAGGAGTATTCCTTGGGGCCGTACCAGATTCCAGATGTTTACTACCAGGCGAGAACATAGAAAATGTTACCTACGAATTACCGTCAAATATCTCGAGTCAATTTTACCCGTGGGATGACAAAATAGGCAGCTGGTCACAGTGCGAAATGTACGATATTGACGGAAACTCCTCGTTGAATACTTCAACTGTTAAATGTGACCTCTACGTATATGATACGAGCACCTATGAGCTCACGACTACGACCGAT TTTCATCTCGTCTGCGACAAGGCATGGGTGAAAACCACCACCGACGCGCTCTTTATGGTCGGAGTAATGCTGGGAGCGATAATTTTTGGTGCATCATCCGATAAATGGGGTCGAAAACTGACTTACTACCTCGCTATCGTTGGCTACTTAATCGGCGCAATACTCGTCTTTATCTCCcccgaatttatttcatttaccgTTGATAGAATGATTTCTGGGGCGACTTGCAGTGGAATCTTCTTGATAGGCTACGTCAATG CACTCGAAATGGTCGGACGAACGCACAGAAAGACTATTGTAGTTGGCATTCATTTATCCTATACATTTGGATACATACTTCTTATTATTTGCGCATTCTTCCTCAGGACATGGCGATATTTGCAAATTGCGGCGATCGTTCCGGgtgttctatttttattttactggCC ATTCATTCCAGAATCCGCGCGATGGCTTCtgacaaaaaatcgaagagagcAGGCAATTGACATACTCCATGAGGCTTCTAAGGTGAATGGCAAGGAAACGTCTCGGGGCACATTGGACAGATGGCTGGGAGAAACAGCGTCTGGcgagtcgaaaaaattgtcgacTTCCGATTTCCTCAATTATCCCAATATGAGAAACAAGAGTCTAGTGCTTTTTTTCAGTTG GTTCATCAATAGCGGCACGTATTACGGGCTATCCTGGAATACCTCTGATCTTGCAGGTGACGATTTCGCGAATGCTCTGATTTCGGCCGTGGTAGAAATACCCGCTCACGTTCTCGTATATTTCACATTGAACAGATGGGGTAGAAAGACTATTTTGATCGGCTGTATGTTTGTCGCCGGAATATCTTTACTCGTAACGATATTCATACCGAGTG ATATGCAATGGCTAGTCGTGGTGTTCGCAATGATGGGAAAACTCGCCATTACGGCCTCTTATGAGTCAATTTATGTCTTTACATCCGAACAGTACCCAACGGTGATAAGAAACGCGGGGATCGGGGCCTGCTCCATGTGTGCCAGGATGGGCGGGATCGTCGCTCCTTATATTAATTACTCG TCAACTCTTTGGGTACATTCGCCGCGTCTGATTTTCGGATGTAGTGCCTTACTTGCCGGGCTGTTGACGATGATTCTTCCGGAAACGTTAAACGCGAACTTACCTGACACGATGGAAGATGGTGAACAGTTTGGGAG GAAGCCTAAAAAGGCGGAGACATCATTTAATCGAGATGACTCGCTGACTACAAAATCAACAAAGTATTAA